The genomic DNA GGAGCGGCCGCGCGGGAGGAGTCGAGAGCGGAGCCGTCGGCGCGGTGCAGTCGATAGCCGGTGTGCGTCAGCGTGGGGTCGAGCACGCCGGTGCTGCGGGCGAACCCCGGGATCAGCTCGACGAGGGGCACGTGAGCGGGCACGCCGACGTCGATGCGCCGATCGTCGCTCACGATCGAGATCTTGAGCACGCCGGCGGCGACGGTGTGCGGTGCCATGAGTCTCTCCTCTCGATGGCGGGCAGGTTCCATCGCATCACGCGATGGAGCGCTGCCGTCGGCGACGTGGATTCGCATTCTCCCGGGGGCATGGGGGCGATCGGAAAAGCGTGCTTCACATTACTGCAACAGACGTCGCCGATCCCCCCTAACGGGGTACGCTCTCCACCGTCCACGTTGCAACTTGGGGTGAAAAGGAGGGCGAGATGGCAGATGTGATCTCCGCCGAAGAAGGGGCGCTGCGCCGTGGTGCGCAGGCCGTGAACGAGGCCAAGGGAGCCATCGATCAGAAGGTCCGCGCCGTGCGTGCCGAGATCAGCGAGCTGAACGGCTACTGGAGCGGTGCCGCTGCGAACTCGTTCACGGGTCTGCTGAACCGTTGGGACGCCGAGACGACCAAGCTCAACGAGGTGCTGGTCACCCTCGAAGAGGCGCTGTCGGGCACCGAGCGCGACCAGGCTGCGCTCGAAGAGGAGCACCAGCAGACGATCGCGGGCCTCGGCTCGATGATGTCGGGCGCGTAGGCGCCGAGTCGAGACACGAGAGAAGGAGACGGATATGCAGGGGTTCTCAGTCAAGCCCGAGCAGGTCATCGGTCTGGGCGGCAAGATCCGCGGCGGCGCGAGGGGGATCCGTACGGATCTCGACCGCCTCGAGTCCGAGGTCGGCAAGCTCCGCTCGGCGTGGGGCGGTGAGGCGCAGGCCGCCTACGACCAGGCCCAGCTGAAGTGGAACCGTTCGCTCGAAGAACTGCAGCAGCTGCTCGAGCAGATCGCGACCAAGACCGAGCAGATGTCGGGTGGCTACACCTCGGGCGACAACCAGTCGGCGAAGCGCTTCTCGGTCTGATCAGGCTTCGAGCGATGGGGTGCGCGGCGGACCGTGGCACCCCATCGCTGTGCGGCGGCCCCCGGGCCGCCGCACTTCGGTGAGCGGTACCGCATTCGCACGTGGAGCGAGAGAACGGAGGGGCCGAAGATGGCTGAGGAGATCTCGGTCGAACCCGAGCAGGTGTTCGCGGCGTTGGGTGTCGTGTTCAACCGGCTGAGTCACCTGCCGCCGGCTGAGGCACTCACGCAGACGACGGGGGCGACGGGCGCCGACAGCGACGCGGTCGCGAAGTTCGCGCTCGCGCTGAACAGGCTCGGTGAGCAACTCAGCACCACGGTCGACGGCATCGCGAAGTCGATGATCGCCATCGGCGGGCAGATCCGCGAAGCGGTGCGCCATCAGGTCGAACTGGATGCCACGTTCTCCGACGAGGCGGACACGATCACGGCGCTCCTCGACGGGCTGGAGCGGGCGTACCCCGAGTACGCGGCCGCGGCCGCGGCAGCGGCGGCATCTGCGGCGTCCACGGCCGTCGCAGCGGCGGCGGCCGCCGCGTCTCCGGCGGGCACGTCATCGACCGCAGCATCGACGACGCCGGTGACGACGAGCTCGGGGCTCACCCTCGAGGCTCGCTGAGGTGGCATTCGTGATGCAGCGGGTGCTGCGTGGTGTGGTCGGGGGGCTGGTCGCGGGTGGGGTGGTGTTCGGTGCGGGGGTGTCGGCGTCTGGTGCGGAGTCGGTGCCGGGGGATTGGTATTTCGAGGTGTACGGGGTGCAGGAGTCGTTGGATGCCGGGTTCGACGGGTCGGGCGTGACGGTCGCGGTGATCGATCTGCAGGTCAATCCCGAGGTGCCCACGTTGCAGGGGGTGGATCTGACGGTGGCCGACCCGTTCTGCCGGGACGAGTCGGGTGCGGTGATTCCTGCGGTATCGACCGTGGTGTCGGACGCGGCGCATGGGACGAACTCGGTGTCGTTGGTCGCGGGCACGGGTGCGGGGTATCCGGGTCAGATCGGGGTGCGCGGCGCGGCGCCGGGCGCGAAGGTGCTGTTCTACAGCGGCGGACGCGACACCGCGGGCCGCCTGGGTTTCGTCGAGTGCGATGACGAATCACTCGAGCCCGCTTCATACGATGTGCTGTTCGAGCAGGCGTTGGATGACGGGGCGGACATCATCACCATCCAGGTCGGTTCCAGCCCGGTGGATTCGGCGTTGGTGGCGCGGGCGGTGCGTGAGGGCGTGATCGTGCTGCAAGGGCTTTCGAATGAACAGGTGGTCGAACGCACCGGGGCCGGGCTTGCGGGGATGAATGGTGTGGTGGGGGTGCAGGCGATCGATGCGTTCGGGAATCTGCAGAACGGTCCGGATTCCACGGACACGAGTGTGGATGTCGCGGCGCCGGGGGTGGGGTTGACGGCGCAGGGCGGCCCGGGTGAGGTGTCGTGGGAGGTGCAGACGGTGCAGTCGGGCACGTCGAACGCGACGCCGTTCACGGCTGGGGTGCTGGCGGCGGTGTGGTCGAAGTATCCCGAGGCGACGGGCAATCAGTTGCTGCAGTCGTTGGTGCGCAACACGGGCACGGAGGATCATGCGTTGTCGCGTGATGACGGGTTCGGGTACGGGATCGTGTCGTTGCGGCACATGTTGGCGGTGGATCCGACGCAGTACGACGATGTGAATCCGTTGGTCGTGGACGAGCGGACCCTCGACGAGGACGAGGCGTGGCTGGTCGAGCCGAGGTACGAGGAGATCTTCCCCGGCCAGCAGGCCGGCGACCAGCCCGCGACGGGCCGGCCCGCGGCAGGGTTGCCGGGGTGGGTCGTGCCGGTCGTGATCTCGGCGGTGCTGGGTGTGCTGCTGCTGGCCGGCGTGATCGTGCTGGTCGTGGTGCTGGCCACACGGGGTGCGGCATCGCGGCAGATCGAGAAGGGGTGACCATGGGGCAGTACGAAGACGAGCTGACACGAATCGCACAGGCGGGGGAGTGGGACGCGAGACACCTCGCGCGGCTCGACACCGCGCTCGAGTCGATCGGTCGGGCCGTGCAGAGCCTCGCCGACCTCTCGGGCACCGAGGCGTGGAGAGGCGACGCCGCCACCGCCGCGGCGGGCACGCTGAACACGTTCACCCAGGTCGTCTCACAGGTGCGCACCGGCCTCGACACGGCGAACACCGCGATCACTGCCGCGAACGAGGCGCGAAGGCGCGCGGTCGAGGCGAGCGGCGAGTTGCCCGCGGCCGAGGTGGACCCCATGTGGAAGCGCGCGGCGCAGGTCGGAGCGACGGTCGTGTTCCCGCCGCTCGGCACGCTCGCCTCGGATGTCGCGATCGGCACGATCGAGTCGTGGCTCGGCGGTCAGCGCGAAGACGCGGCGAGGGCTGCCCGCGACGAACTGGCGCGCGTGGCCGACGAACAGGCGAAGCGGCTGGACGTCGCAACGAGGCAGGCGCGGGACGGAGTCTGGAACCTACCCGCACCTACGCCGATCTCGATCCTCGAACCAGATCCGACTGACATCGACCCGGTCGATATCCCCGAGTGGAATCGCCCGCGCTCGGGCGGCGGCGGCACGAGCGGCAGCTCGTCACTCTCGGTCGACGGCTCGGTCGTCGGGGTGGCGCCGATCGGATCGATCGGCACGATCGAGACCGGGGCGCCCGGCGATTCCGGGAGCGCAGGCGGCGGCCGGATCGGCATCGATGACGGCGACGGAACGGGCGGCGACGGTGGAATCGGGGGCGACCGTGGTCCGGGCGGAGGCTCGGGGTCCAACGGCACGCTCGGTACCGGGACCGGGACCGGGTCGGGTCCGGGGCTGCTCGCCGGAGTCGGCGGGGCCGCCATCGGCGCGGCTGCACTCGCGGTCGGAGCGAAGGCCGCCGCCGGAGGCTCGTTGTTCGGCGGTGCCGGCGGTGGTGCGGGTGCCGGCGCGATCGGTCGCGGTGCGGCCGGTGCTGGTGGTGCGGGTGGTGCGGGCGGCGCGAGCGGTGTCGGGGGTGCCGGCGGCGGCCTGAACGGGCGGTCGGGCGGGCTCGAAGGGGGCGCGGCGCGCAACGCCTCGAGCACGACGGCGACGACCGGCAGCGGCGCCGCGGGTGGCCGGGGCATGAGCATGGTCGGCGGACAGCCGGGTGGCTCGACCGGCAGCGCGAAACGAGACCAGCGGGCCGGGCTCGGCGGGCCGATCGCACCGAAACTCGAAGACGACGAAGCGGCACCGCGCTCCCGCGGCGCCGGGGCGGGAGGACGCACGCAATGAGCGGAACGATCAGGGTGGACCCCGAGCTTCTGAACGAGGTCTCGGGCTTCTACCGCGGTCAGGCCCGGCAGACCCAGGACGCCGCCGCGTACGTGCGCGAGCACTGCACGCTCGACGACGCCTTCGGGCTGCTGCTCTCACTGCTCAAGTCGCCCTACGAGCGCAGTCGCGACCAGGCGTTCGACGCGTTCGATCAGATCGCCGCCGCACTCGACGGGGTGGCCGATCAGGTCGACGGCGCGCTCGACGACGCTCGCGTTCAAGAAGACGAGATGCTCGAGACCATTCGCCGGCTCGAGGCCGAACTCGATGCCCTGCGCGCCGAGTTCGACGCGCCGCAGTCGAGCGGCGCGGGCGGCACCTCAGGCGGCGGCACCGGAGGCGGCGGTGGCGGGTACAGCGGTGGCGGCTCGGGCGGCGGTGGCGGGGGCTACAGCGGCGGCGGGTCCGGTGGCTCCGCGGGCGGGTCCGCGACGGGTGGGTCGGCGCCGATCGCAACCGGCGCTGCGCCGGTCACGATCGAGATCGAGGTGAACGGCGACGACAACGTCATCACGATCGGCGACGGAAACACCGTCACCGTCGAAGCATCGCCCGATCACGCTGCAGAGGAGGCCACGGCCGGCGAGGATGCTTCGGCGACCGAGGATGCCGCGACGGCCGAGGATGCCGCGGCGACCGACGACCCCGCAGCCCCGGACGAGGCGGACGCGACGACCGACGAGCCGGCTGCCGACGACTCGGTCGAAGCGCAGGAGGCGGCCGACCGCGCCAAAGCGGAAGCGGACGCGAGACACGCCGAGCTCTACCGGCTGTTCTGGGAGGAGCAGGCGCAGCAGGACCCGCTCGGCCGCAGTGCCGAGGAGCTCGCGCTCGCCTGGGAGCAGCGCCACGGCATCGAGGGCATCGACTCCGACGACCTCGCTCCGGCGATCGGCTACGGCTCCGAGGCATCCGGTCTCGCCGCGGCGCCCGCCGGAATCGGCTCCACCCTGCCGGTGCTGCCCGAACCCGCCACCGGCCACCGCGACCCGCAGTGGCCGTTCACCCACCCCACTGGAGGCGTGCGATGACCATCACCGAGACGCAGAGCGTCACCTCGACGCTGCAGCCGCCGACGGGACGTGCGGGCGAGGGGCTCTACATCTGGCAGCTGCGCCTGCAGTGCGGCGTGATCATCGGCGGCGTCGACGCGGTGATCTCGGCGATCACCGGCTTCAGCCCGCTCGAGGAATGGGTGTTCAAACCCCTTGGCGGCGACTGGGAGGCGCTCGACCGCGGCGCTTCCGCCTGGACCAACGCCGGCAAGGCGGCCACCGCGATCGCCGCGAACGTGCAGGCCGTGCCCGGCCAGATCGGCGACGCGTGGACCGGGGCGACCGCCGACAGCTTCGACGAACTGCAGCACAAGGTCGTCGCGCTCGTCGAACCGCTGCCCGACTCGTGCGCGCAGCTCTCGGCGATGTGCACCGCCCTGGCCACGATGGCGCGGGCCATCGCCGAGTTCGTCGCCCAGATCATGCATGAGCTGCAGGACTGGGCGCTGAAGATGCTCGCGGGCACCGCGATCCCCGGCGGCCAGGTGACGCTGCCGATCTGGATCAGCGAGCTGATGGCGAAGATCGCCAGGTGGGTGCCCAAGCTCACCGGCATGATCAACCGCTTCGTGAGTTTCCTGAGCCGCATCTGGCACATCGTGAACCGCATCATCGGCGTCGTGCAGACGGTGCAGAAGGTGGTCGACAAGCTGGTCAAGGTGTACGGCATCATGCGCACCGGGGCCGACGCGTTCGCCGGAGCCACGGCATGAACGGCGACGAGCTGACGAGCAGCGAGTTCGAGTCGCTCCTCGCCGAACTGGCCGAGGCGACCGCCGAGATCGAGCGCGAGACCCGGGCGCAGCGAGACGCGTTCCGGGCGCAGCGCGACGCCGATCGCGAACGCGACGACGCCGCGGCCGCGGCGCGACGCAACGGCGAGCACGGCCGCGACTGGCAGGTGCTGCAGCAGCGCATCGATCTGTCGCGCACGACGCTCGCTGACATCGTCAACGGCGTGGATGACTCGGACGAAGCCCGGCAGGTGCGTCGCGTGATGCAGCGCGGACTGCCGGAGGCCAGGCAGCAGTTCGCCGATCTGGCCGCCGACGAGCAGCAGGCCGACGCGGTGCGCGGCATCGGCGAGGCCCAGGCCGAGCTCGCCCGCACGATCGATCGCGCACGGGCCATCTCGCTCGACTTCGCCGGAGGGCTGGGGATCCCCCGCGCATGACCGCCCCGACCGTCGAACGTCGCCGCATCACCCTGCTCGGTGAGGCGGGCGGCGTCGACCTCGTCATCCCCGTCGACGATCGGCTGGGCGACGCCCTGCAACGCGTGGGGCTGCACACGAACGTGCGCTCGGCGCGCATCGTGGACCGCCGCGGGGCGACGATCGATCCGGCCACTCCGGGCGGAGAGCTCGACGATGGCGGGCTCTACGCGGTCGTCGAGTCCGATGCCGCGCGGCCGACGCCGGCTCGCGCGCCACGCACCGCGGCGCATCGAGCCGAGCACGGTGCCCGCTGGATCCTGCTCGGAATCGCCCCCGTACTCGGCGTCGTGCTCATCGCGCTCGTCGACTCCACCTCCGCCGCGCGCGTGGCCACCGGC from Agromyces larvae includes the following:
- a CDS encoding WXG100 family type VII secretion target produces the protein MADVISAEEGALRRGAQAVNEAKGAIDQKVRAVRAEISELNGYWSGAAANSFTGLLNRWDAETTKLNEVLVTLEEALSGTERDQAALEEEHQQTIAGLGSMMSGA
- a CDS encoding WXG100 family type VII secretion target, with the protein product MQGFSVKPEQVIGLGGKIRGGARGIRTDLDRLESEVGKLRSAWGGEAQAAYDQAQLKWNRSLEELQQLLEQIATKTEQMSGGYTSGDNQSAKRFSV
- a CDS encoding S8 family peptidase — translated: MAFVMQRVLRGVVGGLVAGGVVFGAGVSASGAESVPGDWYFEVYGVQESLDAGFDGSGVTVAVIDLQVNPEVPTLQGVDLTVADPFCRDESGAVIPAVSTVVSDAAHGTNSVSLVAGTGAGYPGQIGVRGAAPGAKVLFYSGGRDTAGRLGFVECDDESLEPASYDVLFEQALDDGADIITIQVGSSPVDSALVARAVREGVIVLQGLSNEQVVERTGAGLAGMNGVVGVQAIDAFGNLQNGPDSTDTSVDVAAPGVGLTAQGGPGEVSWEVQTVQSGTSNATPFTAGVLAAVWSKYPEATGNQLLQSLVRNTGTEDHALSRDDGFGYGIVSLRHMLAVDPTQYDDVNPLVVDERTLDEDEAWLVEPRYEEIFPGQQAGDQPATGRPAAGLPGWVVPVVISAVLGVLLLAGVIVLVVVLATRGAASRQIEKG